A stretch of DNA from Chanos chanos chromosome 11, fChaCha1.1, whole genome shotgun sequence:
atacatacatacatacatacatacatacttacacacacatacaaacacacacacacacacacacacacacacacatatatatatatatatatatatatagatatagatatatattatTACGcatatgtatctctctctctatatatatatttatatgcgtgtgtgtgcgcgtgtgtgtgtatgtatatatacatgtcagggtttccgttagccagtaattaccagtttttgcctggtaaaatctATATAAAATCGATAAATTAAGaacttgccggtcaaaatgtccagtaatgctgctcataaaaaaaaaaagctgtgaagacacattggacacgtttgatttcaagtcagcaGCAGACTTGAAAAGAATAACctttgaaaaaagaggagaaatgtaaCCTGATAGCCTATAGGTTACATTTGATGTCGTGTAggccttgcttttttttttaacagtctacagatgttacaggtaaCAAGTGTTTCTTTAATAGCCTACATTTCAGGCTGacaatgttgaggttttgctcaattgttactgtttgttttgcttaatcattactgttcattaaaatgtcaaactgatttgaggtcattgtcattagaccctttcacacatgcactgcgaCCCTAAAATAATCGCGATTCCAACCGGAGGGGCACTGGAAAAAATCTAGGGGCAACccttacatacatacagtcgTCCCTCGGTATCCGTAAGGACTGGTTCCAGGAACCCCCGCGGATACTAACATCCACAAatgctcaagtcccttatataaaaAGGCGTAGTATTTACATACAACCTACGCACATCCTCCCGtacactttaaatcatctctagattACTTATGATACAATGcaaatgctatgtaaatagttTTTATACTTTATTGTTTAAGGAATaacgacaagaaaaaaaatgcctgaaCATGTTCAGTACCGACGCAACCATCGTAGGGCCTAACTACATAGTACACGTCAGCAACAACATCTTACATCTTTCTATCAACACCTTACAGATTAGTTtcatttaatgacctgaaagtGAAATACAtagaattaaataaaataaaacacgtATAAGGAAATGGTGGGAGGCTACAGCATTCACGTGGATTCAGCGTAGTGCTTGGCGAGTGGAAGATTCAAGTTTTGCTTGCTGAAActttctgtaatgttttttttttctgaatgtttttgatCCACAGTAGGTTGAGTCCGCAGATACAGAGGGCCGACTATATCTAtttgtccatctatctatctatctatctatctatctatctatctatctatctatctatctatctatctgtatgtatgtatgtatgtatatatatgtcaaATAACGCAACATACCTTGTGCTTCACCTTCCTCTTTGTATCTCTCTATTAACCAGTTGGCACTGACAGGTGCTCCTCCAGAGACTGATATCTTTGTTCTCACTGACGCTGAAGCAAAGGATACTGAATTGAAAGGCACAGTGTTGGCACTGATTGAAAGCACAAAGTCTAAAGTAAGTATCTGGCTCCATCCTGCACTTTACCTGCACTTGGAACATAGCTACAAGGTATCATAGGTACAATAAATCCTGATATATTTACTGATGAATGACTCAAAATGCAGCATAGAAGAGTAAAGTATTTATCCACTAGGAAAAGAGAATAAACCTCACATGTGCAGTAAGGTCTTCCAGTGGATGCATTCCTAAAACGACTGACAAAACACGTTATGAACTCCACACTGTTTTGCTGTCCTTGTGTGTGAGAATCAATATCCCACAGACGTCACTAATATTGTATTCTGAAAtacaatactgaaaaaaaatatgaaataaaatttgAGGTTTGGCAATAACTTGATGCTTTAAACGCTGTTTCTAGCTGCGATTCCAAGACCTGGGCTGGATTTAAATCAGAATTTACCTAAACTGAATTTACCCCAGCCTTGACTGCTACAAAAACTTTGCTTGTATTGAACTTGAGCATCTCTAGAAAACGTGCTGATGAAACCTTCAAGTTCTTCACAGCCTTCATGTTATGAAAGACATGCATTCAAGATCTGTATGAAATATTGTGACACAGTGGAATCGGAATTTGACTGCATACTCTTCCCCTCTCCATGCAGGTGAACTTTTTGCTCACAAATGCCCTCATAAGTCGTCGAAGGAGGAGGAGCAGTGGTGGAGAAAAAGGCCATCATGCCAATCCTTTGAACCAACTTTATAGAGAGCTAGCAGAAGCCTCTGGTGGACTGGCTATTGAGGTCACCAAGAAAACTCTTCCTCAGGCTACCAGCATCATTGTGGATGCCTCCAACTCAGCAAGGGTGATTACTCCATGATTGTCTGAGTTAGAATTAATTCAGGTGTAAGGCCATTCTTCTGAGAAGACGAGGAAAAAGTTACCCAAAGTTTTCAAACATCCAATTCATGTGAATGATACTGTTCTTTTTCAGGTAACTCTTCTTCATGCTGTGAGGAATCCAGGCAGACCAGATGATTTCTCGTTCCTCACAGACTCATCTGTACGAAACCTCAAAATCTACATGACAGGCTACTCCCTTACATTTACTATCACAAGCCCCTCAGGTGATTAAATCGCATACATCAGCCTGGTTTCATGGCCTCACACTTGTAGATCCTTTGTGAAATTATATGTATTCAGGGACACTGCTAGTGTTCCCAGGACCTGGGACAACATTTCTCCTGTCCAAACAACTTTTacccatttttcatttcaattaaaaacagAATACCAAAAATGTATTACGGTTTGTATTTGACAGCATTTAATTATCTGTCAGTCAATGTCAGTGGCAATCCAAAGCTTTCTGATAGCATTTAGAACAATGTGTGCATCCATTTCACCTGGAATTCCTGGAGTAGCTATAAGTCTGATGATATGTCCAATGACCCGGGAGGTTCCAGGCAGCTTTGGCTCCACCAATATGTCTACGTCTTCAGGCAGGTCTACTTGGGAGTGTAGGACTCTCCATGGGCTCGTAAGGCAAATAGTTCCTAATGAAACTAGACTAGAAGTGATCTACCAAGACCTGTGAGTTTGACAGTGCCATTGACTCAGAAACTCGTGGTAGATTACATGATGCGATGATCCATCTGGCTGTTCCTTCAGCAGAAGATTAGGGGTCACAGGATCCAGGTGAGAGATGCTAGAGGTAGATCAGGCATTTGAGTCCAACACTTCTTCTCCCTCCATAAGGACAATCCTAGTACCCCCTATGtcacaggaaacagaaaaaaaaatcattcttcaGAGTCATATACTGTCCCTGCATGCATGTACAATGGACCagcttttatttaacaaagCAGGATACAAGGCAGCATTCCAACTAACTCCGTCTTACTGGTGGCAATCAGTTACATGAAGATAGGGCTGTGCCAAAACTTCACAGAAGAAACGAAGCAAAAGCAGAgatactgacactgacagaaaacCAATTATGATTAACAAAAGGAGGTGAACCTCCTGCCAGAATAATTAACTGATTGAACCAAGGCACTGACCGAATGAAGGCAGAACTAAAAATGACCACCCGAGGAAAGGAACGAGAGCCCGGGTTTTACAGTTTCACCCACCCCTCTTACGCGCAATTCCAGCTGCAGGCCAGGACACTGGGGAAACAAGAGAGCCAGGAAGAATTCAGGGAGACAAGGAGCCTCAGGGAGCATGGTACTGTTCTCCTGCCTAATCTCAGCTTCCCCACCCTCCCATCTTATGGGGTTTCAGAGGTGGAGTGAGACAAGGAGATAAACTTGTCATAGCTTAGAGACCCAGGGAAGGCAAGGTGTTGAAACCCAGcttctccaccctctctctccaatAGGCTGGCTGCTCATATCAAAGCACAGTCCTTTAAGAGAGATGGTAACTGCCATCTGGGTTGCTTTGGAACGGGTACCTCTTTGAATGAAGTACTGGGGGCTCTGAAAGAGGAACTCTCAGCACTTTGACAGAGATCCATTGTACGTCTCTGGTTCcacaactggaaaaaaagaactccATGAGATGGGGTTTGCTTACCGTATTCATGACTTTGCAAAAGAAACCTTGGTTAACAATGCCAGGTGATCCACATGACTGAATACTTAATTGATTGAACCAAGGACCCATGGCACtgacttcattaaaaaaaacaacaactcaaaatCACCACTGGGGGGAGGAAGTGAGCGAGTGGGAACCTGGGTATTTAATTTCCACAGATCATTATACGTAATGATCAGACTTATGTGAACATCACCCAATGAAACCTTCAGTACCTTTGATGGCACCTTGGGTTCTCCTGGGCCTGGGCGTGAACAATATACAGGGTGCAACATCACTGCATACTGGTGTTTCTTAAATGCATGAAAATATGCAGAGAATAttgagaaatgacattttaccAGTCATTAACCTATAGCCATTACTCAACAGGAAAATCACAGTCAAATGGAGTTTCAAATGGAGACCTGGGGGTGATCAACAAAGTTGGGAATTTCTACACAGTGACACTGAATGGCCATAATCAAACGGGACTGTGGAAAATTTGCATGAATTCCACACAGCCTTACACTGTCAAAGTAACAGGTAAAATGAATAGGCCTAACTTTGAAGAAATGGACCTTTGCTTTATAACATGTCTCTAAATATTTCAGAGCATGAGGGGCTTTGAGAGGTCATTTTTATGTTCTCTTCACATCcttcttggtttgtttttttgtttttgttttttatcacaTCTGCACCTATTATGATTTTACATGCTGACTTTTAGTGCACATACTTTGCTTTACCTATTTTCCTCCCAGGTCAGAGTGAGATTGACTTTCTCTTTTACTTTGTGGAGTTGTTCAAAGAACCCCACCCAGGATATGCTGTTTTGGACAGTCGACCTCCAATCAGTAAGCTAGCAGACATTCACTAAGTACACTCTTGCTGAAATGACTATTTTATTAATTCCTGTTTGCCtgtccgtgtttgtgtgtgtatcagagtgtTCTTTTTGTCTAACTGTAACTCTGTGTTCTCTTATTGGTAGACAGTAATGTTAACCTGCTGGTGTCTGTAACTGGAGGAGACTCCGTCAGAGTGACAGAGGTAGCCCTGGTTGATGCCTCAGATTCTGGGGCTGTTAATGGCACTTTGGAAGATCTGGGAAGTGGAGACTACTTGGTGACTATGAGTAAAGTTCCTGCTGGACAGTTTGTTGTTTCTGTCAAAGGGGAGAGAAACTTCACCAAATCTTTACCTGACCGTTTTCAGAGACAGTCCACGACCCAAATCAGAGCTTCCAGTGTCTTCATCGCTGTAAGAACAAGTGAAAGATTATATTACTTTGACTAAAatactgtttatatttttaaaagctcttTGTGACAGTTTGAACTGTGAGATTTATGTGCACGCTAATTTAATTCTGCTGATCTACAGGTGAGAAACAGCTGGCTAAACTATATTAAGATTAGCGACTTTATGTAGATTCTGCTCAGGATTCAGCTCTCCAAGACGCAAATGCCTCCATTCCAGTCAACTTACAAAATTTATATTTTGAACATTTGCAATAATAAATTTTGAAACTACTCTGAATCAGTGTGGTATATCCAAAGTATTAAGGGGACCTACATACCACACTGTCCATTACCCTTCTGTAAAGTATAGTAAGCAGTGGTTCTCTCCATTTAATACCAGGGGAGACAAATAGAGCATCAGTAGCATTCAACAACAGGAAAAGTCCTTTTAAAAGCCAGGGTTTTTGGTTTGCAGTTTTCCAGGCAACACTTGTTTAGGTTCTGTCTCCTTTTACGTCTAGACTCAGGTGAATGGCACGTGGGAGCCTGGAACAGCTGTGAGTGTGGCCTTCACTGTGTCCACCGGCGGCTCAGTAGGTAGCCTCACAATCCGTGCCAGGAACAACCGTGGATTTGATACCACTTTCCCACAGTCACTTATTACTGACAGTGAGGGCCGCGCCAAAGGAATAATAACCCTCACTGCTCCCTCGGACACACCCACTGGCACTGATGTCACACTGACCATTGAAGCTGATGCTCCTGGGGACTCGGACACCAACTATGCTGTGCTACGCCTTGCTGTCGTCGCTCCAGTAGCTTAATTTTCACTTCCATTCCAAACACcttttttgttatgaaaaatAACATGGGAAAATATCTCAGTAATTTAGCAGTAGTAGCAGAGAGTGGGTCAAAAACTACGTCAGTGCACAGAACAGGACAGCCAGTTATACTGACATTGCAATGCTCATGTCCAGTTAATCTGCAAGATTTACATTATTGAAATTACAGATGTATTTCAAGAGACCAGAACAGTTCTGATGTTTCACAAGCTGTCTAATGTGTTGCCTACAAAAACTCCAGCTAGTCAGCATCAGTATAAACTGATGATAGTAGCAGTCCGAGAGATTAAAAATTTTGCAACTCTTATATTGTTTTGAGGGGAACAATTGAAAGAATTGCAAATGCGGTGAATTAATTTCTTACATATTTATTTCAGGACATaaactttgtgttgtttttcttttttatccccCTAATGCCTTGAAGGTGACAGATGTGACGCCTCCAGTGTGTGAGATCACGAGCATAAATGCTCACTGCTCTGTTAACTGCAGCCTGTCGACATGGGAGCTTTCTGCCAACCTGACAGACGGAAACGGGACAGGAATCCAGAGTTTAACGATGCGGCAAGGCAATGGAAACCTCACAAACACCACTGTGCATGAGGGGGGTGTGGACGTGATCCTTGCATCGTACATTGCCTCTTGTTGTTCACAAGATGTCAAACTGGTTGCTGTGGATAAGGTGGGCAATGTTGGCACCTGTGTTGGATCCATCAGAGGTGCTGTTACAGCAAGCACTAGCATGTCATCTCCCATGCCTACCAATGCCATCACAGAATATACCACACGGAGCACTGCCACGGCACAGCCAAAGGCAAATTCACTGTGCCTCTGTTTCTATGTGATGCTCTTTCTTACACAAACCATAAATCCATAAAGATCGATAGAGTGTCTGGAGATGAGAGTCCAATTTACAATTTTCAATTTGtcattttgcagatgcttttaaacTAAAACGATTTACAATATGTGCATCAATTAGGTCTAATTACCTCGTAAGCAAAAGATCGCAGTaggaatgcaaattaattattttcagaaCCAATGCATATATCAATGCCTTCCCCACGTTACTACTACCATATCTTAACATTCTGTGAGGCTGACCTTGGAATCAGACGCTAGCTAGCATGAGCTAACCAATTCTTGCTTACTTATCTACTCATCACATACTTCACTTCAAACCTCTATTTTTACATATGTACCTACAAACACCTGCATGTATGCATACTGTTTGCACCTGAGAAGAGAAACAGTCTAAAATAAATGGATGTTTAGACATTGAGCCCTGGCTAACGCTTTGCTAATGTTCACATGCATAGCAGTCAGTGAATCCTTTGGTGTTTGTAGCCATTAGCTCTTTGCATGTACCACATGAAATTCCATCTGTGCCCGAACAAGAGCACCAGATaacatctttgtttttgcttttacatGTGGGATTCCTGCAGAGAGAATAAATTAGTCTGCTAAAGAATATAACttattgtgaaatatattttggtGCCCCAATTTCTCTATCAGCCTCCCATCATCCTCTTGTGGGAAGAATATGGCTTTGCATTACGACTGTAACTTTTGGAAGGAAAATGTGCCTCATGACTGTTTTCATGATGAAGTATTGATATTAAAGGGACCTGTGCTTGattaattactatatgctgcaaaatgtatctgtgttagAACAACGAGCATTTATTATATAGAAGACAaggactctgtgtgtctatAACAAcaagtatcctgtgctccatgaggAATATAATCTTGTAATtccccacacatgtccttggaagtttgtctcactgtatgaaaagctctgcactccttaacctcagtgagaagTGCACTTTGAGgtgtctgaggtgtgcttctcccatgatcatgtaataaaggaaaatgattcgtcacatctgaagttttttgtctctgagaattagcaactctcacTACCAGGGGCTCCAAATTCCCCTTACAGTATACTGAGGATTAATGATCAGGGgatctgttgtgttttgtgaaattaTGGTGACAATGGGGAATTGGATATGCTCTCCACACAATGGAGTGTTTCTTGATTACAAAACTTCAGCATGGTATAGTTATTTGTGATCTAGActataataacacacacacacacacacacaaaattcaaatGTTTGAAAACCTACAGCAATAATTTCCATTTTCCACAACTTAGACTTCGGAATGTCAGGAGATCTCTGAACAAAATGCCCAAACTGTACACAAAGcaacatttgacattttgaaatctggctgtttgtcttttgtatGTGGATTACAGTTTGGAGAGATAACCTAGCAAACACACCCAACCTCTTAGACTCAAAGAGACAGTGGTTTGGTAATGTTTGGAATTTCAGTGACCAAATTCAGACTGACAGGTTCTAAGAACATAAAGACCTTCTGGAATtcagcaagaaaaagaaaagaaaagaatatctATATTATTACAAAGTCTGGCTAGACATGACCAGGCCTGTAAACAAAGCTCCAAgcaaactgtcagaaataacaCAAGTGTTACCTTTTATGTAAAATATTGACTGTTCTCCTCAAGTGACTCCAATATATTAGCAATGCAATATATCAGTTATAAACTATATTGTTATTATCCAGGATTTTGCGGGCCTTTTTTGGAATTGTTGCAGCCTAAAGTGCCTGATTTCGCAACAGCTTTTCTAAAAAATATTGCGATGCATGTTGTGCCCTTAACGGTTTTTTTTAGCAATGAAATTGTGGGAACAAGTGAAAATTGCAAAGATCGTcgcgatttttttttcctttttttcttttgaattataATTGAATCTGTCACCAGAGTTTGTCCCGCTGGAGTAGGTCGCAACAGCGCTACTTCCTGCTTGTAGTCGCCGCTTATGTTTGGCCGTCTTTTATGTCGGCATTTCTACCGTGTGTGACTGAGAATGTACTCCTGCAGCGTGTGCAGAATGCAGCTTTTTTGTTGCCCGCTACTTCTTGAAGAAACGGGTAGCCTTTAACGGGGGTCTTTAGAAAGGACCGACTTTCTGAATAAAGATTACAGTTAGAGCAGAATGGTGCCTTTTTTCTGCTGGGGGGCTGAAGGATGGAGGGGGTCGCCCTGGGCATCGTACGAGCTAGAACCGCCACTGACTGTAAGGTAAGGATGGGCAATACCActggttttcttctttttgatcTGACATCACTTTCAAAAGTCTTCTTGTGTACAAGAAAGggaatttttttgttatttctaCAGTGAAAATTGGTGAGTGAGAACATCAGAAAGTGGTATTTGATAGCCCTTGCCTGATAGCCCTTGCATTTGTAGTAAATAAACTGATGACAGCAATTTTTAAACACATGTTCAGTTGTTCAACAACATTAAAGAAAAGACTAATTATATTATCACCCTTTTCACATCACatcaacactcactctcactcactccttatttaagccacttatcctaattagggtcacagaagatgctagagcctatccctgcattcactgggcaaaaggcagggaaacaccttggacagtTCACCAGTctatcacagggcagacacacaaaaaccttcacacctaggggcaatttagtatatCCAattctttggactgtgggaggaaacccacacagaaatGGGGAGAAGATGCTATCTCCACGCAGAAAGGACCGTGGCCGCCCAgctgggaattgaacccaggaccttcttgttgtgaggcgatagcactacccactgcaccaccatgcacCCACCACTTTAGGACACAATACTAGTGTCCAAGAGCATAAGACAACAGGCGAATAAGGCAAGACCAACCTGTACAAGAGACGGACTCACAGTGCCCCCAAGTGGTCAATAGAGTTCAGTGTTAGTACAATTAGATTGGCAGAGCAACGAACTAGAAAGTATTCTTTATTAGCAATTGAACATATTGTCTATATAGCAATGAGTTGATTACATGCAACATAATTATATAAAAGTTTCCATAGCAGAATTCCTCCAAACAATAATATATGGCATGGTGTAATTACAGTTCTCAGTTACAGTACAaagccttcttgctgtgaggcagcaGCACTACCCACTGTTCCACCATGCTCCCGTTGTGTCAACAGAAAATTA
This window harbors:
- the LOC115823802 gene encoding von Willebrand factor A domain-containing protein 7-like, with product MASSLVFRTAIFFLIQTGTLAFRVDSRISSSHKNITHTAILQIVTDVCRKQAQLMGKDFVLPDHLTTDSLAKACSSSESVKAFRSAIDEITHGNTNVDPQHASMEYHFDDESFLQGQNLITAGVTSVKASLRQGNFQVARQHLGEVLHTLQDFYSHSNWIELGNIEPYSNLIRPGSLIDNIADKNTPTCKSCIGNDCQNNILDSIISQKKLTSGYYSSSGSSKPNGKCSHGGASDRTSRVEPAGGISKDYVDSSHGFLHHQAAAVATTATIELLEDIMGAAGDINFLRLMGISQSTSILCFVIDTTGSMEDEIEQIRNVTSSIIDQRIGTANEPSLYILVPFNDPEFGPMQRTTDPDEIKQKIKSVTEEVEGGGDPPEMCLSALQLALTGAPPETDIFVLTDAEAKDTELKGTVLALIESTKSKVNFLLTNALISRRRRRSSGGEKGHHANPLNQLYRELAEASGGLAIEVTKKTLPQATSIIVDASNSARVTLLHAVRNPGRPDDFSFLTDSSVRNLKIYMTGYSLTFTITSPSGKSQSNGVSNGDLGVINKVGNFYTVTLNGHNQTGLWKICMNSTQPYTVKVTGQSEIDFLFYFVELFKEPHPGYAVLDSRPPINSNVNLLVSVTGGDSVRVTEVALVDASDSGAVNGTLEDLGSGDYLVTMSKVPAGQFVVSVKGERNFTKSLPDRFQRQSTTQIRASSVFIATQVNGTWEPGTAVSVAFTVSTGGSVGSLTIRARNNRGFDTTFPQSLITDSEGRAKGIITLTAPSDTPTGTDVTLTIEADAPGDSDTNYAVLRLAVVAPVTDVTPPVCEITSINAHCSVNCSLSTWELSANLTDGNGTGIQSLTMRQGNGNLTNTTVHEGGVDVILASYIASCCSQDVKLVAVDKVGNVGTCVGSIRGAVTASTSMSSPMPTNAITEYTTRSTATAQPKANSLSLKATVLRTLQLIARTPAYAVVPAMAPSSPLAPEDMGAAVFLWSERHIDSLIHTTRIYSNDIGMSFGLEKCGRMSAVSRTTFEKRLKTYLFRGTLTFSSN